The following coding sequences are from one Strix uralensis isolate ZFMK-TIS-50842 chromosome 6, bStrUra1, whole genome shotgun sequence window:
- the TBR1 gene encoding T-box brain protein 1 has protein sequence MQLEHCLSPSIMLSKKFLNVSSSYPHAGGSELALHDHPIISTTDNLERSSPLKKITRGMTNQSDTDNFPDSKDTPGDVQRNKLSPVLDGVSELRHSFDGSAADRYLLSQSSQPQSAASAPSTMFPYPSQHGPAHPAFSIASPSRYMAHHPVITNGAYNSLLSNSSPQGYPTAGYPYPQQYGHSYQGAPFYQFSSTQPGLVPGKAQVYLCNRPLWLKFHRHQTEMIITKQGRRMFPFLSFNISGLDPTAHYNIFVDVILADPNHWRFQGGKWVPCGKADTNVQGNRVYMHPDSPNTGAHWMRQEISFGKLKLTNNKGASNNNGQMVVLQSLHKYQPRLHVVEVNEDGTEDTNQPGRVQTFTFPETQFIAVTAYQNTDITQLKIDHNPFAKGFRDNYDTIYTGCDMDRLTPSPNDSPRSQIVPGARYAMAGSFLQDQFVSNYAKSRFHPGAGAGPGPGADRSVPHTNGLLSPQQAEDPGAPSPQRWFVAPANNRLDFAASAYDTATDFAGNAATLLSYAAAGVKALPLQAAGCAGRPLGYYADPSGWGARSPPQYCSKSGSVLSCWPNSAAAARMAAGNPYLGEEAESLAPERSPLPGAEDSKPKDLSDSSWIETPSSIKSIDSTDSGIYEQAKRRRISPSDTPVSESSSPLKSEVLTQRDCEKTCAKDIGYYGFYSHS, from the exons ATGCAGCTGGAGCATTGTCTTTCTCCCTCTATCATGCTCTCCAAGAAATTTCTCAATGTGAGCAGCAGTTACCCACATGCAGGCGGATCTGAGCTTGCCTTGCATGATCATCCCATTATCTCGACCACTGACAACCTGGAGAGAAGTTcacctttgaaaaaaattaccagGGGGATGACGAATCAGTCAGATACAGACAATTTTCCTGACTCCAAGGACACACCAGGGGACGTCCAGAGAAATAAACTCTCTCCCGTCTTGGACGGGGTCTCTGAGCTTCGTCACAGTTTCGATGGATCTGCTGCAGATCGCTATCTGCTCTCTCAGTCCAGCCAGCCCCagtctgctgcctctgctcctagTACCATGTTCCCTTACCCCAGCCAGCATGGACCTGCTCACCCAGCCTTCTCCATCGCCAGCCCCAGCCGCTACATGGCTCACCATCCTGTGATCACCAACGGAGCTTATAACAGCCTCTTGTCCAACTCTTCTCCACAAGGCTACCCCACGGCGGGCTACCCGTACCCCCAGCAGTATGGCCATTCCTACCAAGGGGCACCTTTCTACCAGTTCTCCTCCACCCAGCCGGGGCTAGTTCCCGGCAAGGCTCAGGTCTACCTGTGCAACAGGCCACTCTGGCTGAAATTCCACCGGCACCAGACGGAGATGATCATCACGAAGCAGGGGAG GCGCATGTTCCCTTTCCTAAGTTTTAATATTTCTGGTCTCGACCCCACGGCTCACTACAATATTTTTGTGGATGTAATTTTGGCGGATCCCAACCACTGGAGATTTCAGGGAGGCAAATGGGTTCCTTGCGGCAAGGCGGACACCAATGTACAAG GAAACCGGGTGTACATGCACCCCGACTCCCCCAACACGGGAGCCCACTGGATGCGCCAGGAAATCTCCTTTGGGAAACTAAAACTTACAAACAATAAAGGAGCATCAAACAACAACGGGCAG ATGGTGGTTTTGCAGTCCCTCCACAAGTACCAGCCCCGCTTGCATGTGGTGGAGGTGAACGAAGACGGGACGGAGGATACCAACCAGCCGGGCAGAGTGCAGACCTTCACCTTCCCCGAGACCCAGTTCATAGCAGTCACCGCCTACCAGAACACCGAT ATCACACAGCTGAAAATAGACCACAACCCTTTCGCAAAAGGCTTCCGAGACAATTATGACAC GATCTACACGGGCTGCGACATGGACCGGCTGACGCCTTCCCCCAACGACTCGCCCCGCTCTCAGATCGTGCCCGGGGCCCGCTACGCCATGGCCGGCTCCTTCCTCCAGGACCAGTTCGTGAGTAACTACGCCAAGTCCCGCTTCCACCCCGGGGCAGGAGCCGGCCCGGGGCCCGGCGCCGACCGCAGCGTGCCCCACACCAACGGGCTGCTCTCCCCACAGCAAGCCGAGGACCCGGGGGCCCCCTCGCCGCAGCGCTGGTTCGTCGCCCCCGCTAACAACCGCCTCGACTTCGCCGCCTCCGCCTACGACACGGCCACCGACTTCGCCGGCAACGCGGCCACGCTGCTCTCCTACGCGGCCGCCGGCGTCAAGGCGCTGCCGCTGCAGGCGGCCGGCTGCGCCGGGCGGCCGCTGGGCTACTACGCCGACCCCTCGGGCTGGggggcccgcagccccccgcagtACTGCAGCAAGTCGGGCTCCGTGCTCTCCTGCTGGCCCAAcagcgcggcggcggcccgcATGGCCGCCGGCAACCCCTACCTGGGGGAGGAGGCGGAGAGCCTGGCCCCCGAGCGGTCCCCCTTGCCGGGCGCCGAGGACTCCAAGCCCAAAGATTTGTCCGACTCCAGCTGGATCGAGACGCCGTCGTCCATTAAGTCCATCGACTCCACCGATTCTGGGATTTACGAGCAGGCCAAAAGGAGGCGGATCTCCCCCTCGGACACCCCGGTGTCCGAGAGCTCCTCGCCCCTCAAGAGCGAGGTGCTCACCCAGCGGGACTGCGAAAAGACCTGCGCCAAGGACATCGGCTACTACGGCTTCTACTCGCACAGCTAG